From Scleropages formosus chromosome 1, fSclFor1.1, whole genome shotgun sequence, a single genomic window includes:
- the LOC108931890 gene encoding zinc finger protein 436-like: MFIVFFCAYLLLYFCLLGCKRSENMRSAHDLAERDQAAGGTDIMIITSCSIMSQSQHEDGQQCVLILEQRRRLLSFPPSEHPSVSLHSLPCESQCFGDTVTSYSEDSAALMDMCVKSEPEDEHISHPRYCADVHSFGAEEMGSGLHLDTEHIKSEIFTVKIKEDNTDLQLCSTTEKLSLPSEPLNCFTGCLAKQYKSDRGELKVEQHSQLQEPSRIEEKVDEASHNGIKEEYADLLVNKLSIFPCSLSRLCKVEIVESNIDLHSQLQSHCTTEPAVMEAAVYSIKEESPDLQVNAIRSVPCSLSVQYKSETHEVKVEPYSPLQEPTSAVSTADNSGTSKWQCFQCRKVLKSQSGLKVHLQTHSGDKYCCMQCGATFSRVCHLKRHQLLHSGAKPYKCSQCGKTFSRRDALKQHQFIHSPEKQCTHSQCGKNLSLLEQLNQHQPFQCKKKYKCTYCGKNFSSQNYLKRHEFFHSGLKPYKCNECGKNFSQSCNLKQHQIIHSGEKPYKCSECGKSFSLRGHLKQHQRIHFGDKPFLCNHCGKCFSRGDNLKLHQRVHSGEKPYECNECGKSFLREDRLKQHRRVHSGEKPYICSECGKSFSREDRLKQHQRVHSGEKPYKCSECGKSFSRADRLKQHQLVHSGKK; this comes from the exons ATGTTCATTGTCTTCTTCTGTgcatatttattactttatttctgtttattggGCTGCAAACGCAGTGAAAACATGCGAAGCGCACACGACCTGGCTGAGCGGGACCAAGCGGCTGGAGGCACTGACATCATGATCATCACCTCCTGCTCCATCATGTCCCAATCTCAGCATGAAGACGGCCAACAG TGTGTGTTAATCCTGGAACAGAGACGACGACTCCTTTCCTTCCCCCCATCTGAACACCCTTCAGTGTCACTGCACAGCCTCCCATGTGAATCACAGTGCTTTGGGGACACGGTGACCTCTTACTCTGAGGACTCAGCAGCACTCATGgatatgtgtgtaaaaagtgagCCTGAAGATGAGCACATTTCCCACCCTAGATATTGTGCTGATGTCCACAGCTTCGGTGCTGAAGAGATGGGCTCAGGGCTGCACCTGGATACCGAGCACATTAAATCTGAGATTTTCACGGTCAAAATAAAGGAGGACAATACAGATCTACAGCTGTGCAGCACCACTGAGAAGCTCAGTCTTCCCTCAGAGCCGTTAAACTGTTTTACTGGTTGTTTAGCCAAACAGTATAAATCGGATAGAGGTGAACTCAAGGTAGAGCAGCATTCTCAGTTACAAGAACCTTCCCGTATAGAGGAGAAAGTTGATGAAGCTTCTCATAATGGGATAAAAGAAGAGTATGCAGATTTACTGGTGAATAAATTAAGCATTTTTCCTTGCTCTTTGTCAAGACTTTGTAAGGTAGAGATAGTTGAAAGTAACATTGACCTGCATTCTCAGTTACAGAGTCACTGTACTACAGAGCCAGCAGTTATGGAAGCTGCAGTCTACAGTATTAAGGAGGAGTCTCCGGATCTACAGGTGAATGCAATAAGATCAGTCCCTTGTTCATTATCTGTACAATATAAATCTGAGACGCATGAAGTTAAGGTAGAACCGTATTCTCCACTTCAGGAACCCACTAGTGCAGTGTCGACAGCTGATAATAGTGGTACCAGTAAATGGCAATGTTTTCAGTGTAGAAAGGTTCTTAAGAGCCAGTCAGGTTTGAAAGTCCATTTGCAGACTCATTCTGGTGACAAATATTGTTGCATGCAGTGTGGAGCAACTTTTTCTCGCGTTTGTCACTTAAAACGACACCAGCTTCTTCATTCTGGAGCAAAACCGTATAAATGTAGTCAGTGTGGAAAGACTTTTTCCCGAAGAGATGcattaaaacagcaccagttcattcattcacctgAGAAGCAGTGTACACATAGTCAGTGTGGGAAGAATTTATCACTGCTGGAACAGTTAAACCAGCACCAGCCATTTCAGtgcaagaaaaaatataaatgtacttacTGTGGAAAGAATTTTTCTAgtcagaattatttaaaaagacatgAGTTCTTTCACTCTGGTCttaaaccatataaatgtaatgagtgTGGAAAGAATTTTTCTCAGTCTTGTAACTTAAAACAGCATCAGATtattcattctggtgaaaaaccatataaatgtagtgaatgtggcaAAAGTTTTTCCCTTAGAGGTCACTTGAAACAGCACCAGCGTATTCATTTCGGTGATAAACCATTTCTGTGTAATCATTGTGGGAAGTGTTTTTCCAGAGGAGATAACTTAAAGCTCCATcagcgtgttcattctggtgagaaaccatatgaGTGTAATGAATGTGGGAAAAGTTTTCTCAGAGAAGATCGCTTAAAGCAGCACCGtcgtgttcattctggtgagaaaccatacaTATGTAGcgaatgtggaaagagtttttcccGAGAAGATCgattaaaacagcaccagcgtgttcattctggtgagaaaccatataagtGTAGTGAATGTGGGAAAAGTTTCTCTCGAGCAGATCGCTTAAAGCAGCACCAGCTTGTCCATTCTGGTAAAAAATGA